A part of Amycolatopsis lurida genomic DNA contains:
- a CDS encoding helix-turn-helix domain-containing protein — protein sequence MDYAALPETCCPQDRATIWIWPGHAAYLGPSLDLHPHFGSVHCFAVGVDAPFLLRIGDNEQKVRSAMIPARTRHQVVSHGRMLYLYLEPDLADERIRTALGLLRAHPCLSAPQVAAEISLSTSRFLHLFSAQTGTSFRRYRLWARMLRVAAAAVEGADLTRASAEAGFASPSHFSDAFHDMFGLTASTVLATNTRIVLDPRPGDAPTA from the coding sequence ATGGACTACGCCGCGCTTCCAGAAACGTGCTGCCCGCAGGACCGGGCCACGATCTGGATCTGGCCCGGCCACGCCGCCTACCTCGGCCCATCGCTCGACCTCCACCCCCACTTCGGCTCCGTGCACTGCTTCGCGGTCGGCGTCGACGCCCCGTTCTTGCTGCGCATCGGTGACAACGAGCAGAAAGTCCGCAGCGCGATGATCCCGGCCAGGACGCGGCACCAAGTCGTCTCCCATGGCCGGATGCTGTACCTCTACCTGGAGCCGGACCTCGCCGACGAGCGGATCCGAACCGCGCTGGGCCTGCTCCGCGCACACCCGTGCCTGAGCGCGCCGCAGGTCGCCGCCGAGATCAGCCTGTCGACGTCGCGGTTCCTGCACCTGTTCTCGGCGCAGACCGGCACGAGCTTCCGCCGCTACCGGCTGTGGGCGCGGATGCTGCGCGTCGCGGCTGCCGCGGTGGAAGGCGCGGACCTCACCAGGGCGTCGGCGGAAGCCGGATTCGCCTCCCCCAGCCACTTCAGCGACGCCTTCCACGACATGTTCGGACTGACTGCGAGCACGGTCCTCGCGACAAACACCCGAATCGTCCTCGACCCGAGACCGGGCGACGCTCCAACGGCATAG
- a CDS encoding aspartate aminotransferase family protein gives MALKSSRVAFERTRRSVGGGVGSGLRAAMRPHPLFVREARGAHVWDLDGDRYVDYVMAWGPLVLGHSDPRVLSAVSATATKMQVVGTGHALEYLAAEAVLEAVPHGERLLWSNTGTEAVQVALRLARAATGRRRVLKFAKSYHGWHDTVHAGMAETDGDQPAAPGGRGQSSSVLDDLVIARFNDVRLARQILIEAVERDIAAVLIDPVMSNAGVETPSPEFLSTLRTLCDRHGVVLIFDEVIAGFRIARGGAAEKYGVLPDLSVFGKAMTGGFTQSAVVGRAELIDQVTAGVVHAGTFNANPVALAAVEATMRALADPVVYQTLEEISSEFDTVVGGILGSVPDGGSFNRVGSLLQYVPPGANTGLHGTGGLWTTILEGMLHHGFLFMPSGKVFLSTAHTTSDIEATAGALERLLRRT, from the coding sequence ATGGCTCTGAAATCGTCGCGTGTCGCGTTCGAACGAACCCGACGTAGCGTCGGAGGCGGCGTCGGGTCGGGCCTGCGCGCCGCGATGCGCCCCCACCCGCTCTTCGTCCGAGAGGCACGAGGCGCACATGTGTGGGACCTCGACGGCGACCGGTACGTCGACTACGTGATGGCCTGGGGACCGCTTGTCCTCGGCCACAGCGACCCGCGCGTTCTGTCGGCGGTCTCCGCGACCGCGACCAAGATGCAGGTGGTCGGCACCGGTCACGCCCTCGAATACCTCGCGGCCGAGGCGGTCCTCGAAGCCGTGCCCCACGGCGAACGGCTGCTGTGGAGCAACACCGGAACCGAAGCGGTACAAGTGGCGCTACGCCTCGCCCGAGCCGCGACAGGGCGGCGGCGCGTCCTCAAATTCGCCAAGAGCTACCACGGCTGGCACGACACCGTCCACGCCGGAATGGCCGAAACCGACGGCGATCAGCCCGCGGCACCAGGCGGCAGAGGACAATCGTCCAGCGTGCTGGACGATCTGGTCATCGCACGCTTCAACGACGTACGATTGGCCCGGCAGATCCTGATCGAAGCCGTCGAACGCGACATCGCCGCTGTGCTCATCGATCCGGTGATGAGCAACGCCGGCGTCGAAACACCCTCCCCGGAATTCCTCTCCACACTGAGAACCCTGTGCGACCGGCACGGCGTCGTCCTCATCTTCGACGAGGTGATCGCCGGATTCCGCATCGCGCGCGGCGGCGCGGCCGAAAAGTACGGCGTCCTCCCCGACCTGTCCGTCTTCGGCAAAGCCATGACCGGAGGATTCACCCAGAGCGCCGTCGTCGGACGAGCGGAACTGATCGATCAGGTGACAGCCGGCGTCGTCCACGCCGGCACCTTCAACGCCAACCCCGTCGCGCTCGCAGCCGTCGAAGCGACAATGCGCGCCCTCGCCGACCCAGTGGTCTACCAGACACTCGAAGAAATCTCCTCCGAGTTCGACACCGTCGTCGGCGGCATCCTCGGTTCGGTCCCCGACGGCGGCAGCTTCAACCGCGTCGGCTCACTCCTCCAGTACGTCCCACCGGGCGCGAACACCGGACTCCACGGCACCGGCGGACTCTGGACCACCATCCTCGAAGGAATGCTGCACCACGGCTTCCTGTTCATGCCTTCCGGCAAAGTCTTCCTCAGCACAGCCCACACCACCTCCGACATCGAAGCGACAGCCGGAGCACTCGAAAGGCTCCTGCGCCGAACCTGA
- a CDS encoding Zn-dependent alcohol dehydrogenase translates to MPVEFDAAVFTTPEAPLTIERVSLPDTPPPGEVLVRLKASGVCHSDFHALIGEWEVPAPMILGHEGAGIVESVGDGVTTLVEGDHVVLSWTPSCRRCRYCVGGRPVLCDMVSRHSANHLAFDGRTRVTSAGEQDVYSFAGLGTFGQYTLVPESAAIAIRDDAPFEQSALIGCAVTTGVGAVVNTAKVRPSDTVLVLGCGGVGLNAIQGARLVGARQIIAADISDQKLDQARVFGATDLVNSGRENLADRVHQLTGGRGVEVAVEAIGLPRTIESAYEVLARGGTAVVAGQVADGVRISIDPFVMSDQELSLIGSNYGSSKPDVDFPLLVDHYMHDRIDLDSLVTRVIDLTDINEAFDDMKRGIGIRSVIKY, encoded by the coding sequence ATGCCTGTCGAATTCGACGCAGCCGTCTTCACGACACCGGAAGCACCGCTGACCATCGAACGAGTTTCGTTGCCCGATACGCCGCCGCCCGGTGAGGTACTGGTACGGCTCAAAGCAAGCGGCGTGTGCCACAGCGACTTTCACGCGCTCATCGGTGAATGGGAGGTGCCGGCACCGATGATTCTCGGCCACGAAGGCGCTGGAATCGTCGAGAGCGTGGGCGACGGTGTCACGACTCTGGTCGAGGGCGATCACGTCGTCCTGTCGTGGACACCGTCCTGCCGCCGGTGCCGCTACTGCGTCGGCGGCAGGCCCGTCCTGTGTGACATGGTGAGCCGACACTCGGCCAACCACCTGGCCTTCGACGGCCGGACTCGCGTCACCTCAGCGGGCGAACAGGACGTCTACAGCTTCGCGGGCCTCGGAACGTTCGGCCAGTACACACTGGTGCCCGAATCGGCCGCCATCGCGATCCGCGACGACGCCCCGTTCGAACAGTCGGCCCTGATCGGTTGCGCCGTCACCACCGGGGTCGGGGCGGTGGTCAACACCGCGAAGGTGCGGCCGAGCGACACGGTTCTCGTTCTGGGTTGCGGCGGCGTCGGGCTGAACGCGATCCAGGGCGCTCGTCTGGTCGGCGCGCGACAGATCATCGCCGCGGACATCTCCGACCAGAAACTCGACCAGGCTCGCGTTTTCGGTGCGACGGACCTGGTCAACAGCGGACGGGAGAACCTCGCGGACCGGGTGCACCAGCTCACCGGCGGACGCGGGGTGGAGGTCGCCGTCGAAGCCATCGGGCTGCCTCGCACCATCGAGTCCGCCTACGAGGTGCTGGCACGGGGCGGAACGGCCGTCGTCGCCGGGCAGGTCGCCGACGGCGTGCGGATATCGATCGACCCGTTCGTCATGTCCGATCAGGAACTGTCCCTCATCGGTTCCAACTACGGATCGAGCAAGCCCGACGTCGACTTCCCGCTGCTGGTCGATCACTACATGCACGACCGCATCGATCTCGACTCGCTCGTAACACGCGTGATCGACCTGACCGACATCAACGAAGCGTTCGACGACATGAAACGCGGCATCGGCATCCGCTCGGTGATCAAGTACTGA
- a CDS encoding NAD(P)/FAD-dependent oxidoreductase → MKIDNVEYSTFSGWIDPPADVLPSLDGDLTCEVAVIGGGMGGMATALRLAERGQDVVLLEAEFCGYGSSSRNGGQIASVPGGDLRLLSLFYPRKVPGMVRLAENSAGFVEDLIKTRDIDCDYEPNGLAFAAVGHGQMLRTRTLAAILRRDGGRGHVGTSEELGIPRTFVGGMREAVGGMLNPGKLSRGVRRALISSPAQVFERTKVTDVRRHGGKVVLSTPGGTVRANKVVLATNAYSGEWDITPKRLSVPMWLIEMETEPIAPERLAALDWSSRSGVITQHQVMEHYRLTARGTIVFGVRRVERGKTYPLPAKAPDRKLVEELAGAFATRFPALADVAVERAWGGWIAITSSWLSIAGRIEDDIHYSIACNGHGLAQAPYVGSLIADLIVDGSRHEDLDGIWAEKPKFPPFTMVGPRGLRMVWALDRFTDLINGSRRRALRAAARPR, encoded by the coding sequence ATGAAGATCGACAACGTCGAGTACAGCACCTTCAGCGGCTGGATCGACCCGCCCGCGGACGTCCTCCCCAGCCTCGACGGCGACCTCACGTGCGAGGTCGCGGTCATCGGCGGAGGCATGGGCGGCATGGCGACCGCGCTGCGGCTCGCCGAACGCGGCCAGGACGTGGTGCTACTGGAGGCCGAGTTCTGCGGCTACGGTTCCAGTTCGCGCAACGGCGGCCAGATCGCGAGCGTCCCGGGCGGGGACCTCCGTCTGCTGAGCCTCTTCTACCCCAGGAAAGTGCCCGGCATGGTCCGGCTGGCCGAGAATTCCGCCGGCTTCGTGGAAGACCTCATCAAGACCCGCGACATCGACTGCGACTACGAGCCCAACGGCCTGGCGTTCGCCGCCGTGGGACACGGGCAGATGCTGCGAACGCGGACCTTGGCGGCGATTCTCCGGCGCGACGGCGGACGCGGTCACGTCGGCACGAGCGAGGAACTCGGCATTCCCCGCACCTTCGTCGGCGGCATGCGCGAAGCCGTGGGCGGAATGTTGAACCCGGGCAAGCTGAGCCGCGGAGTACGCCGCGCCCTGATCTCGTCGCCGGCCCAGGTCTTCGAACGGACAAAGGTCACCGACGTGCGGAGGCACGGCGGCAAGGTCGTGCTCTCGACCCCTGGCGGCACCGTTCGCGCGAACAAGGTGGTGCTCGCGACGAACGCCTACTCGGGAGAGTGGGACATCACCCCCAAACGTCTCTCGGTGCCGATGTGGCTCATCGAGATGGAGACCGAGCCGATCGCTCCCGAGCGCCTCGCCGCATTGGACTGGAGCAGCCGGTCGGGAGTGATCACCCAGCACCAGGTCATGGAGCACTACCGCCTCACCGCGCGGGGCACCATCGTGTTCGGCGTCCGGCGCGTCGAGCGCGGCAAGACCTACCCCCTGCCGGCGAAGGCGCCGGACCGGAAGCTGGTCGAAGAGCTCGCCGGAGCGTTCGCGACCCGCTTCCCAGCCCTCGCCGACGTCGCCGTGGAACGCGCGTGGGGCGGCTGGATCGCGATCACCTCGTCGTGGCTGTCGATCGCCGGCCGGATCGAGGACGACATCCACTACTCGATCGCGTGCAACGGGCACGGACTGGCCCAGGCGCCGTACGTCGGGTCGCTCATCGCCGACCTGATCGTGGACGGGTCGCGCCACGAAGACCTCGACGGCATTTGGGCGGAGAAGCCGAAATTCCCTCCCTTCACGATGGTCGGCCCGCGCGGCCTGCGCATGGTGTGGGCACTCGACCGCTTCACCGATCTGATCAACGGAAGCCGGCGCCGCGCCCTTCGCGCCGCCGCCCGGCCGCGCTGA
- a CDS encoding NAD-dependent succinate-semialdehyde dehydrogenase, translating to MKANTQRYAVVDPATGELVREYPSATDAAMNQALDAAAHAYREWSKQTTVAQRAGLLDTVAALHTARSGELARIAQREMGKPLDEAVAEVEFSASIYSFYAANAHTFLADEPIELIEGAGTAFVRRQPVGVLLGIMPWNYPYYQVARFAAPNLVLGNTIMLKPASQCPESSAALQRIFTEAGFPEGCYVNVYATNDQAADAIADPRLQGVSFTGSERAGAQVAEQAGRHLKKVVLELGGSDPFIVLSSDDLDATAQAAVDTRFENTGQACNAGKRIIVAADLHDEFLDTFTKKVLATAGGLAPLSSVAAAERLEKQVQRAVDDGATLICEGRRDGAFFPPAVLSGLSPASPSAAEELFGPVATVYRAGSEAEAVELANSTPYGLGSYIFTTDPEQAMRVADRIEAGMVFINGVGLEGPELPFGGIKRSGFGRELGRAGIDEFANKKLIRTAGPESP from the coding sequence ATGAAGGCCAACACGCAGCGGTACGCCGTGGTCGATCCCGCCACCGGCGAGCTGGTACGGGAGTACCCGTCCGCGACCGACGCGGCCATGAACCAGGCGCTCGACGCGGCCGCGCATGCCTACCGGGAATGGTCGAAACAGACCACCGTGGCTCAGCGCGCCGGTCTGCTGGACACCGTCGCCGCCCTCCACACCGCGCGCAGCGGCGAACTCGCCCGTATCGCCCAGCGGGAGATGGGTAAGCCGCTGGACGAAGCCGTCGCCGAGGTCGAATTCAGCGCGTCGATCTATTCGTTCTACGCGGCGAACGCGCACACGTTCCTCGCCGACGAGCCCATCGAGCTGATCGAGGGGGCGGGCACGGCGTTCGTCCGCCGCCAGCCGGTCGGCGTCCTGCTGGGCATCATGCCCTGGAACTACCCGTACTACCAGGTCGCTCGATTCGCCGCGCCCAACCTCGTCCTGGGCAACACCATCATGCTCAAGCCCGCATCACAATGCCCGGAGTCGTCCGCGGCCTTGCAACGGATATTCACCGAAGCGGGCTTTCCCGAGGGCTGCTACGTCAACGTCTACGCGACCAACGACCAGGCCGCCGACGCCATCGCCGACCCCCGCCTACAAGGCGTGTCCTTCACCGGGTCCGAGCGCGCCGGCGCGCAAGTCGCGGAACAGGCAGGACGCCACCTCAAGAAGGTGGTGCTCGAACTGGGCGGCTCGGACCCGTTCATCGTGCTGTCATCCGACGACCTGGACGCCACGGCCCAAGCCGCGGTGGACACACGATTCGAGAACACCGGGCAGGCATGCAACGCGGGCAAACGGATCATCGTCGCGGCGGACCTCCACGACGAATTCCTCGACACGTTCACGAAGAAAGTGCTCGCCACGGCCGGCGGTCTGGCTCCGCTGTCCTCGGTGGCGGCCGCCGAGCGCCTCGAAAAGCAGGTCCAGCGGGCCGTCGACGACGGCGCGACCCTGATCTGCGAAGGGCGACGCGACGGCGCGTTCTTCCCGCCTGCCGTCCTGAGTGGACTGTCACCGGCTTCGCCGTCGGCCGCCGAAGAACTGTTCGGCCCCGTCGCGACCGTCTACCGAGCGGGATCCGAAGCCGAGGCCGTCGAACTGGCCAACAGCACCCCGTACGGACTGGGCTCCTACATCTTCACCACGGACCCCGAACAAGCGATGCGGGTCGCCGACCGGATCGAGGCAGGCATGGTCTTCATCAACGGCGTCGGCCTCGAAGGACCGGAACTGCCGTTCGGCGGAATCAAGCGGTCCGGCTTCGGCCGTGAACTCGGCAGGGCGGGAATCGACGAGTTCGCCAACAAGAAGCTCATCCGCACGGCCGGACCTGAATCACCTTAG
- a CDS encoding alpha/beta fold hydrolase has translation MSEANADQYAALPSGTTICFRDHGDQADPAILLVAGLGEDLTFWPGSFVGALVDRGFRVVTMDNRDVGQSTFAATPPPALWRQLLARPRSDAYSLADMASDAVGVLDHLGIERVHLTGRSMGGMIAQTVAAAEPARVLSLTSIFSTTGAKKVGRPAWSTLRILAGPPSRTRTAAVRAHLRITGHIAGTGYPIDDAAEAAFAAGGWDRAAGDLAAGTARQIQAIQASGDRTAQLSRITAPTLVLNGDRDLLVAPSGGAATVKAIRSAQHVVIPGMGHHIPEALVKPITQYISEHAKRVTEGGNHVRIP, from the coding sequence ATGTCTGAAGCGAACGCCGACCAGTACGCCGCGCTCCCGTCCGGCACGACGATCTGCTTCCGCGACCACGGTGACCAGGCCGACCCCGCGATCCTGCTCGTCGCGGGGCTGGGCGAGGACCTCACCTTCTGGCCCGGCTCGTTCGTCGGTGCGCTGGTGGACCGGGGTTTCCGGGTCGTCACGATGGACAACCGCGACGTCGGCCAGTCCACGTTCGCGGCCACCCCGCCGCCCGCGCTGTGGCGCCAGCTGCTCGCACGCCCCCGGAGTGACGCCTACTCGCTGGCGGACATGGCCTCCGACGCCGTCGGCGTCCTCGACCACCTCGGGATCGAGCGGGTTCACCTCACCGGCCGGTCCATGGGCGGGATGATCGCGCAGACGGTCGCCGCGGCCGAACCCGCCCGCGTCCTGTCCCTGACCTCCATCTTCTCGACCACGGGCGCGAAGAAGGTCGGCCGACCGGCGTGGTCGACGCTGCGGATTCTCGCCGGGCCGCCGTCGCGGACCAGAACCGCGGCGGTACGCGCCCACCTGCGGATCACCGGCCACATCGCCGGAACGGGCTACCCCATCGACGACGCGGCCGAAGCCGCCTTCGCGGCAGGCGGCTGGGACCGCGCCGCCGGTGACCTCGCCGCCGGCACGGCCCGGCAGATCCAGGCGATCCAGGCATCCGGGGACCGGACCGCCCAGCTGAGCCGGATCACCGCCCCCACCCTGGTGCTCAACGGCGACCGGGATTTGCTGGTCGCTCCCAGCGGCGGCGCCGCGACGGTGAAGGCGATCCGCTCCGCACAGCACGTCGTCATCCCCGGCATGGGGCACCACATTCCCGAGGCCCTGGTCAAGCCCATCACCCAATACATCTCCGAACACGCCAAGCGTGTGACCGAAGGGGGAAACCATGTCCGGATCCCCTGA
- a CDS encoding flavin monoamine oxidase family protein, producing the protein MSNPRAPRSKTGSVDVVIVGAGFAGLSAAERLVSMGRSVLVLEGRDRVGGRSLSGEVAGVRVDLGATWVSRRHTAIRDLANRAGCTTIGQFSQGRNVLWAAGRRRTYRGTIPTVSPAALVDMARVQLALNKLVASIDVDAAWNSPEAGRFDAISFGEWLDRKNALPATRTLMTIVSKVQWGCSPGDVSLLHALRYIRAAGGVDHMLDVEGGQQQERYAETTQEIAKRVAERLGDRVVLGTPVRRISQNGTGVTIRTDSAEIKAKYAIVTVATAHRAEIDFDPALPEQAEGLAKTWRMGVLSKAFVAYDKPFWRADGLSGEALTDTGAVFITFDVSPDATGPGVLMAFCDPRVFDGFDLEHRRSRVIQQLVQLYGTRASVPIDYLDHCWGEEPFAPGGPNPAVAPYATTSYGPALTEPHGRVHWAGTETAGEWAGTMNGAVLTGQRAAERVAAAVARESREVAV; encoded by the coding sequence ATGTCGAATCCGCGAGCTCCCCGCTCCAAAACGGGCTCGGTCGATGTCGTGATCGTCGGCGCCGGGTTCGCCGGCCTGAGCGCCGCGGAGCGGCTCGTGAGCATGGGCCGGTCCGTCCTCGTCCTGGAAGGCCGCGACCGGGTCGGCGGCCGATCGCTCTCCGGCGAGGTCGCCGGGGTACGCGTCGATCTCGGCGCGACCTGGGTTTCCCGGCGGCACACGGCGATCCGCGACCTCGCGAACCGAGCGGGGTGCACCACGATCGGCCAGTTCAGCCAAGGACGCAACGTCCTGTGGGCGGCCGGGCGGCGCCGCACCTACCGGGGCACGATTCCCACGGTCTCGCCGGCGGCGCTGGTCGACATGGCCCGCGTGCAGCTGGCGCTGAACAAACTGGTCGCGAGCATCGACGTCGACGCGGCCTGGAACTCCCCCGAGGCCGGTCGGTTCGACGCGATCTCGTTCGGCGAATGGCTCGACCGGAAGAACGCGCTGCCTGCCACCCGCACCTTGATGACCATCGTCAGCAAGGTGCAGTGGGGATGCAGCCCGGGCGACGTCTCGCTACTGCACGCGTTGCGCTACATCCGCGCGGCGGGCGGAGTCGACCACATGCTCGACGTGGAGGGCGGCCAGCAACAGGAACGGTACGCCGAAACCACCCAAGAGATCGCGAAACGGGTCGCCGAGCGACTCGGCGACCGCGTCGTCCTCGGGACGCCGGTCCGCCGGATCTCCCAAAACGGCACCGGTGTCACGATCCGCACCGATTCGGCGGAAATCAAGGCGAAATACGCGATCGTCACAGTCGCGACGGCGCACCGCGCCGAAATCGACTTCGACCCGGCCCTGCCCGAACAGGCCGAAGGGCTCGCGAAAACCTGGCGCATGGGCGTGCTGAGCAAGGCGTTCGTCGCCTACGACAAGCCCTTCTGGCGAGCAGACGGACTCTCGGGTGAGGCGCTGACCGACACCGGGGCCGTGTTCATCACCTTCGACGTGTCACCTGATGCCACCGGGCCGGGCGTCCTGATGGCGTTCTGCGACCCTCGCGTGTTCGACGGCTTCGACCTCGAGCATCGACGCAGCAGGGTCATCCAGCAGCTCGTCCAGCTCTACGGCACACGAGCGAGCGTGCCCATCGACTACCTGGACCATTGCTGGGGCGAGGAACCTTTCGCCCCGGGAGGGCCGAATCCGGCCGTCGCCCCTTACGCGACCACGAGCTACGGCCCCGCTCTCACCGAGCCGCACGGGCGCGTCCACTGGGCGGGCACCGAAACCGCGGGCGAGTGGGCGGGCACCATGAACGGCGCCGTCTTGACCGGCCAGCGCGCCGCCGAGCGCGTCGCGGCCGCGGTGGCGCGCGAGTCCCGAGAGGTGGCTGTGTGA
- a CDS encoding recombinase family protein, with protein sequence MELERRGQRTGYERFDIPIARDGGIADLLSEAKQPDRRFDVVICESVSRIARKMYETLSVERELERAEVPVFASNEPILLSGGRAQQILQRRINQSVAEYEVLNMLELSRGGTCTHVREGPNIGKPPYGYRAKTLRHPNPAKAEKGLTKTRLEPDGEQAETVALIAKWRYHEALDSTPSPND encoded by the coding sequence ATGGAGCTCGAGCGGCGCGGCCAGCGTACGGGCTATGAACGTTTCGACATCCCTATCGCCCGCGACGGTGGTATAGCGGATCTGCTGTCTGAGGCGAAACAACCGGACCGCCGGTTCGATGTGGTGATCTGCGAGTCCGTGTCCCGGATCGCGCGGAAGATGTATGAGACGCTGTCCGTCGAGCGAGAACTCGAACGCGCCGAGGTTCCCGTCTTCGCATCCAACGAGCCGATCCTGCTCTCCGGCGGCCGAGCGCAGCAAATCCTGCAACGCCGGATCAACCAGTCGGTTGCCGAGTACGAGGTCCTGAACATGCTGGAGCTGTCGCGGGGTGGCACCTGTACCCACGTCCGGGAAGGCCCCAACATCGGCAAACCACCCTACGGGTATCGAGCGAAGACCCTGCGCCATCCCAATCCCGCCAAGGCCGAGAAAGGGCTCACGAAGACACGTTTGGAACCAGACGGAGAACAAGCGGAAACCGTGGCCTTAATCGCCAAGTGGCGATACCACGAAGCATTGGATTCGACACCATCGCCGAACGACTGA
- a CDS encoding DUF4345 family protein: MTTAIIVLTAVFFLGMGLCALAVPAAIGKPFRIVVEAPESRSEIRAVYGGFGLAMAAVLITALFLDGLRTGVVVTVAAALAGMALGRVISRLVDAPTRFYPVWFYFGVEAVAAALLFAVA; this comes from the coding sequence ATGACGACAGCCATTATCGTCCTCACCGCGGTGTTCTTCCTCGGCATGGGCCTCTGCGCGCTCGCCGTGCCAGCAGCGATCGGCAAGCCGTTCCGCATCGTCGTCGAGGCGCCGGAGAGCCGTTCGGAGATCCGGGCCGTCTACGGTGGTTTCGGGCTGGCGATGGCCGCCGTGCTCATCACAGCGCTGTTCCTCGACGGCCTGCGTACCGGCGTGGTCGTCACGGTCGCGGCCGCCCTTGCCGGGATGGCCCTGGGCCGGGTCATATCCCGGCTCGTCGACGCCCCCACGCGGTTCTACCCGGTCTGGTTCTACTTCGGAGTGGAGGCGGTCGCGGCCGCATTGCTTTTCGCCGTGGCGTGA
- a CDS encoding flavin-containing monooxygenase has protein sequence MTAERSGSVEEFDVVVVGAGISGIGAATYFSRELPGKSLVVLEGRDDIGGTWDLFRYPGIRSDSDLHTFGYEFKPWRHEAAIADAPLIREYLQETVEENDLGRLIRLRHRVVRAEWSTTDSRWTLRVEASDPATGSVTSKTIRAGWVFAATGYYRYDKGFTPEFPGRDDFGGTIVHPQHWPEDLDYRGKKVVVIGSGATAITLVPAMSTGPDAAEHVTMLQRTPSYIMGLPRVDRVATTLTKLLGEKRGYAATRFKNIWIEHGIVKGLRAFPKIGRALIRRENVKRLPKGFDVDKHFNPPYDPWDQRLCLAPDGDFFDAISAGTASVVTDAITRFSERGIVLESGEELEADIIVTATGLNMRLFDGMPIVVDGREADIADSVAYRGMLLSGIPNWAMAIGYTTSSWTLKVSLMCRYFIDLVRHMDAHGYDRVVAVASPGMPRRPVMDLQAGYAKRAEKRLPKQGQAAPWRMAMSFPEDAKALRGPVADEHLEFGTARSAVSPGERQSAHV, from the coding sequence ATGACAGCTGAGAGGTCAGGCTCGGTCGAGGAGTTCGACGTCGTCGTCGTCGGCGCGGGAATCTCCGGAATCGGCGCGGCGACGTATTTCAGCCGGGAGCTGCCCGGCAAGTCGCTCGTCGTGCTGGAGGGCCGCGACGACATCGGCGGCACCTGGGATCTGTTCCGCTACCCGGGCATCCGGTCGGACTCGGACCTGCACACCTTCGGATACGAGTTCAAGCCGTGGCGCCACGAGGCCGCGATCGCGGACGCTCCGCTCATCCGGGAGTACCTCCAGGAAACAGTGGAGGAGAACGATCTGGGGCGGCTGATCAGGCTGCGCCACCGGGTCGTCCGGGCGGAATGGTCCACAACGGACTCGCGATGGACGCTGCGCGTCGAGGCGTCGGATCCCGCCACAGGCTCGGTCACGTCGAAGACGATCCGGGCGGGGTGGGTGTTCGCCGCCACCGGCTACTACCGGTACGACAAGGGTTTCACGCCGGAGTTCCCCGGGCGCGACGACTTCGGGGGGACGATCGTCCATCCGCAGCACTGGCCCGAGGACCTCGACTACCGCGGCAAGAAGGTCGTGGTCATCGGCAGCGGCGCGACCGCGATCACGCTGGTGCCCGCCATGTCCACCGGGCCGGACGCCGCTGAGCACGTCACGATGCTGCAGCGCACCCCCAGCTACATCATGGGGCTGCCCCGTGTCGACCGGGTCGCCACGACCCTGACGAAGCTGCTGGGAGAGAAGCGTGGGTACGCCGCGACGAGGTTCAAGAACATCTGGATCGAACACGGGATCGTCAAGGGCCTGCGGGCGTTCCCGAAGATCGGGCGAGCGCTGATCCGGCGGGAGAACGTCAAGCGGCTGCCCAAGGGATTCGACGTCGACAAGCATTTCAACCCGCCGTACGACCCGTGGGACCAACGACTGTGCCTGGCCCCGGACGGCGACTTCTTCGACGCGATCTCGGCGGGCACCGCCTCCGTCGTCACCGACGCCATCACCAGGTTCAGCGAACGCGGCATCGTCCTGGAATCGGGCGAGGAGCTGGAAGCCGACATCATCGTCACCGCGACCGGGCTGAACATGCGGCTCTTCGACGGAATGCCGATCGTGGTCGACGGGCGCGAGGCCGACATCGCGGACTCGGTGGCCTACCGCGGGATGCTGCTGAGCGGGATTCCCAACTGGGCGATGGCGATCGGCTACACGACCTCGTCCTGGACGCTCAAGGTCAGCCTGATGTGCCGCTATTTCATCGACCTGGTCCGGCACATGGACGCGCACGGCTACGACCGGGTGGTCGCGGTCGCGTCGCCCGGGATGCCGCGCAGGCCGGTCATGGACCTGCAGGCCGGCTACGCCAAACGCGCCGAGAAGCGACTGCCCAAACAGGGGCAGGCCGCCCCGTGGCGGATGGCGATGTCCTTCCCCGAGGACGCCAAGGCGCTGCGCGGCCCGGTCGCCGACGAGCACCTCGAGTTCGGCACCGCCCGTTCGGCGGTGTCGCCTGGGGAGAGGCAGTCGGCTCATGTCTGA